Proteins found in one Planctomycetes bacterium MalM25 genomic segment:
- a CDS encoding putative major pilin subunit produces MQAERAPRRGFTLVELLVVIAIIGILVALLLPAVQAAREAARRTQCINTEKQIILALLMTHDVSEAFPQGISIPTRGRVGPSWTTNLLPYMEEQAVYDQIYDWLVEKSNNPGLTLAAGDPLIEVFASNKSAFRCASSTMADADTNPQYSGTGNPPNNPQMGTSNYRGCRGVRDNAGNNLSKNVNWLPNEFNGFQGVPNNTPRPISTLIGVLYPGSPDRLDGPTSISKITDGTSKTIIIGEVEQREPPASAPSNVELWETTQGSDDGKYRWPTWPGSHGDKDDTLFNMWFESRSSVNWYDRDAASSAHPGGAVFGFCDGSAHFISESIVWQAYAGLGTRAGGETDLEF; encoded by the coding sequence ATGCAAGCCGAGCGCGCCCCGCGTCGGGGTTTTACGCTGGTTGAGCTGCTGGTCGTGATCGCCATCATCGGCATCCTCGTCGCCCTGCTGCTGCCCGCGGTGCAAGCGGCGCGCGAAGCGGCTCGGCGCACCCAGTGCATCAACACCGAGAAGCAGATCATCCTGGCTCTGCTGATGACCCACGACGTCAGCGAGGCGTTCCCCCAAGGAATCAGCATCCCAACACGGGGCCGGGTCGGGCCGAGCTGGACCACCAACCTCCTGCCGTACATGGAAGAGCAGGCCGTGTACGACCAGATCTACGACTGGCTGGTGGAAAAATCGAACAACCCCGGGCTCACCCTCGCGGCGGGCGATCCGCTCATCGAGGTCTTCGCGAGCAACAAATCCGCGTTCCGCTGCGCCTCCTCGACGATGGCGGACGCCGACACGAATCCGCAGTACAGCGGGACCGGGAACCCGCCAAACAACCCCCAGATGGGCACCTCGAACTACCGCGGCTGCCGGGGAGTCCGCGACAACGCGGGCAACAACCTCAGCAAGAACGTGAACTGGTTGCCCAACGAATTCAACGGATTCCAAGGCGTTCCCAACAACACGCCGCGGCCGATCAGCACCCTGATCGGTGTGCTGTACCCGGGCTCGCCCGACCGGCTCGACGGCCCCACGAGCATCAGCAAGATCACCGATGGCACGTCGAAAACGATCATCATCGGCGAAGTCGAGCAACGCGAGCCGCCCGCCAGCGCGCCGAGCAACGTGGAGCTGTGGGAGACCACCCAGGGGTCCGACGACGGCAAGTACCGCTGGCCCACTTGGCCCGGCTCGCACGGCGATAAGGACGACACGCTGTTCAACATGTGGTTCGAGAGCCGCTCCTCGGTCAACTGGTACGACCGCGATGCCGCCAGCAGCGCCCACCCGGGTGGGGCCGTCTTCGGCTTCTGCGACGGTTCGGCCCACTTCATCTCCGAATCGATCGTGTGGCAGGCCTACGCCGGCCTCGGTACCCGTGCCGGCGGCGAGACCGATCTCGAGTTCTGA
- the sigD_1 gene encoding ECF RNA polymerase sigma factor SigD produces the protein MSDHPAEDSPPDELVERVKQRDADALAQLIEAERRRLIGFVRSLMSEKLLSVVEPDDLLQEISTTALSGLETAPLDKYEPFQWLQELARRRVVDAHRFHFGAQRRDAGRRQSMHGAGDDGAGGFEAFLAASITSPSAAFSRDVRVQRMHEAIDGLTEEQSSVIQMRYAEGLPTKEIAAKLGKTDVAIRVLLSRSVRLLEKQLEDVRPSDRS, from the coding sequence ATGTCGGATCACCCCGCCGAAGACTCTCCCCCGGACGAACTCGTCGAGCGGGTTAAGCAGCGCGACGCCGACGCGCTCGCCCAGCTAATCGAGGCGGAACGCCGGCGGCTGATCGGCTTCGTTCGGTCGCTCATGAGCGAGAAGCTGCTGTCGGTCGTCGAGCCGGACGACCTGCTTCAAGAGATCTCGACGACCGCCCTCTCGGGCCTCGAAACCGCACCGCTCGACAAGTACGAGCCGTTCCAATGGCTCCAGGAGCTGGCCCGCCGGCGGGTGGTCGACGCCCACCGCTTCCACTTCGGCGCCCAACGCCGCGACGCGGGTCGGCGGCAATCGATGCACGGCGCGGGGGACGACGGCGCGGGCGGCTTCGAGGCCTTCCTCGCCGCCAGCATCACCTCACCCAGCGCCGCCTTCAGCCGCGACGTGCGGGTGCAGCGCATGCACGAGGCGATCGACGGTCTCACGGAGGAGCAGTCGTCGGTCATCCAGATGCGCTACGCCGAGGGCCTTCCCACCAAAGAGATCGCCGCGAAGCTCGGCAAGACCGACGTCGCGATCCGCGTGCTGCTCTCCCGCAGCGTCCGCTTGCTCGAGAAGCAACTCGAGGACGTGCGTCCCAGCGATCGTTCTTGA
- the hhoA_2 gene encoding Putative serine protease HhoA precursor — translation MSLSTNNLRFLTLAALAVLAPAPAALADAENYRKALDSTTWVLSKNSEGTSSGTGVLIDKERKLVVTNAHVVGDSRSAVIFFRDLKDDRPVVEKSHYLQNVKKLGVRGRVVAVDRKRDLALVELEKLPASAKAIEMAEKSTSPGVSIDSVGNPGASDALWVYTSGKVRSVYKKRFRTGAGEHEFTVVETQSPLNSGDSGGPVVGPDGKLVGVVQAISKKGSLISYCVDISEVKDFLASDWKPAPLPIADVLSKTDLKHEKHETGHFKVTVDTKKTGNQEVFVTKETEYYGRADVRKVWSLAATLDPSDLEADAMRRLLEQSARTKLGAWSVEMDGSGKLLLIYVTKIDATATPDSLASIVKYTGLITAAMKKELEPKKTAEAASDTLANWLAD, via the coding sequence ATGTCCCTTTCCACGAACAACCTGCGATTCCTGACCCTGGCCGCCCTGGCGGTGCTCGCCCCCGCCCCGGCCGCACTGGCCGACGCGGAGAACTACCGCAAGGCCCTCGATTCCACGACCTGGGTCCTCTCGAAGAACTCCGAGGGGACTTCCAGCGGCACCGGCGTGCTGATCGACAAGGAGCGGAAACTGGTCGTCACCAACGCCCACGTCGTCGGCGACAGCCGCTCGGCGGTGATCTTCTTCCGCGATCTGAAGGACGACCGGCCGGTCGTTGAGAAGTCGCACTACCTGCAGAACGTCAAGAAACTGGGCGTCCGCGGCCGGGTGGTGGCGGTCGACCGCAAGCGAGACCTCGCCCTGGTCGAGCTCGAGAAGCTGCCCGCCTCCGCCAAGGCGATCGAGATGGCCGAGAAGAGCACCTCGCCCGGCGTGTCGATCGACTCGGTCGGCAACCCGGGGGCCTCCGACGCCCTGTGGGTCTACACCTCGGGCAAGGTCCGCAGCGTCTACAAGAAGCGGTTCCGGACCGGCGCCGGCGAGCACGAGTTCACCGTGGTCGAGACCCAGTCGCCGCTCAACTCGGGCGATTCGGGCGGCCCGGTCGTCGGCCCGGACGGCAAGCTGGTGGGCGTCGTCCAGGCGATCAGCAAGAAGGGCTCGCTGATCAGCTACTGCGTCGATATCTCGGAGGTGAAGGACTTCCTCGCCAGCGACTGGAAGCCCGCCCCGCTGCCGATCGCCGACGTCCTGTCGAAGACCGACCTGAAGCACGAGAAGCACGAGACCGGCCACTTCAAGGTGACCGTCGACACGAAAAAGACGGGAAACCAAGAGGTTTTCGTCACCAAGGAGACCGAGTACTACGGCCGGGCCGACGTCCGCAAGGTCTGGTCGCTCGCCGCGACGCTCGACCCGTCGGACCTCGAGGCGGACGCCATGCGGCGGCTGCTGGAGCAGTCGGCCCGCACGAAGCTGGGCGCCTGGTCGGTCGAGATGGACGGCTCGGGCAAGCTGCTGCTGATCTACGTGACGAAGATCGACGCCACCGCGACGCCCGACTCGCTCGCCAGCATCGTGAAGTACACCGGCCTGATCACCGCGGCGATGAAGAAGGAGCTGGAGCCGAAGAAGACGGCCGAAGCGGCCTCCGACACGCTCGCCAACTGGCTGGCGGACTGA
- the prkC_3 gene encoding Serine/threonine-protein kinase PrkC has product MEPKGPSPGGTPDATERLDEVLEQCLERFVLEAPIDRAERLLDFLPQQQTVHVPFLLAELVKLDMAAAAEAGKEPNLDDYLKAFPDHLPLGKLPFDLVIEEYQLRREIGLDPKQTEYAERFPQHAELLARFSHNAETVAAAGRPAAPGELLTGEQIDDFEIVQELGRGAFARVYLARQISMQRLVALKVSAGKGDEPQALAQFDHPNVVRVYDQRSLDGGDTHLLYMQYLPGGTLADVVKRVRWCGPAARSGRLVLEAIDDNLLDAAQQPPEGSSLREWLAEAPWPIAVAWLGVQLGRALDDAHRRGVLHRDVKPANVLLSAEGVPKLADFNVSMAGAAGRAGAAATLGGSIGYMAPEHLAAIGGLPGASPDEVAERADLYSLAVLLWELWQGRRPFATQGEVDSWTDALAQQIVARDEELLEPERQDPLVADDSSERVLESVLRETLAQEADNRPASGAELAGRLQLALHPEAASLFDPPKASWRRWVLSAPAVVMIASAVLIPNIAAGLFNYFYNDQQIIQRHNKPDGEMAALHIEGIEPAFEQLSTVVNLIAFPLGGLLAIYYGWPVARAIFRAKRGEPATGQEIDQVFALCHRGALLGGVLWGVASLVFPITLKVWFPEFPLSEAYHFCLSLLVCGGVAAVYPYFLLTTGVAAVYYPQLVRTPMADKEFDRRGERLRRSGELYLYAAAVIPLASIVLLASLDAERESRAMICWSVFATMLGLFVAFKAYRYVLATWARMKPVLSTDRPAEAPGLHDSMG; this is encoded by the coding sequence ATGGAGCCGAAAGGACCCTCCCCCGGCGGCACGCCCGACGCCACGGAACGCCTCGACGAGGTGCTCGAGCAATGCCTCGAACGCTTCGTCCTCGAGGCGCCCATTGACCGCGCGGAGCGGCTCCTCGATTTCTTGCCGCAGCAGCAGACGGTCCACGTCCCCTTCCTGCTGGCGGAGCTCGTGAAGCTCGACATGGCCGCCGCCGCCGAGGCGGGCAAGGAGCCGAACCTCGACGATTACCTGAAGGCCTTCCCGGATCACCTCCCCCTCGGGAAGCTGCCGTTCGATTTGGTGATTGAGGAATACCAGCTCCGCCGCGAGATCGGCCTCGACCCGAAGCAGACCGAGTACGCCGAGCGGTTCCCACAGCACGCCGAGCTGCTGGCTCGGTTCTCTCACAACGCGGAGACGGTCGCCGCCGCCGGTCGCCCCGCCGCCCCGGGCGAGTTGCTCACGGGCGAGCAGATCGACGACTTCGAAATCGTCCAAGAGCTAGGCCGCGGCGCCTTTGCCCGGGTCTACCTGGCGCGGCAGATCTCGATGCAACGCCTCGTCGCGCTGAAGGTCTCCGCCGGCAAAGGGGACGAGCCGCAGGCGCTCGCGCAATTCGATCATCCGAACGTCGTCCGCGTGTACGACCAGCGCTCTCTCGATGGGGGCGACACGCACCTGCTCTACATGCAGTACCTGCCGGGCGGCACGCTGGCCGACGTGGTCAAACGCGTCCGCTGGTGCGGGCCCGCAGCCCGGAGCGGCCGGTTGGTCCTCGAGGCGATCGACGACAACCTGCTCGACGCCGCCCAGCAGCCCCCCGAAGGCTCGTCGTTGCGCGAGTGGCTCGCCGAGGCGCCCTGGCCGATCGCGGTCGCCTGGCTCGGCGTGCAGCTCGGCCGAGCCCTCGACGACGCCCACCGCCGCGGCGTGCTGCACCGCGACGTGAAGCCGGCCAACGTGCTCCTCTCCGCCGAGGGCGTGCCCAAGCTGGCCGACTTCAACGTCAGCATGGCGGGCGCCGCCGGCCGCGCCGGCGCGGCGGCGACGCTCGGCGGGTCGATCGGCTACATGGCGCCCGAGCACCTGGCGGCGATCGGCGGCCTGCCGGGCGCTTCGCCCGACGAGGTCGCCGAGCGGGCCGACCTGTACTCGCTCGCGGTGCTGCTCTGGGAGCTGTGGCAGGGCCGCCGGCCGTTCGCCACGCAGGGCGAGGTCGATTCGTGGACGGATGCGCTCGCGCAGCAGATCGTCGCCCGCGATGAGGAGCTTCTCGAACCGGAGCGGCAAGACCCGCTGGTCGCCGACGACAGCAGCGAGCGGGTGCTCGAATCGGTCCTCCGCGAGACGCTCGCCCAAGAGGCCGACAACCGCCCCGCTTCCGGGGCCGAGCTGGCCGGCCGGTTGCAACTCGCCCTCCACCCCGAGGCGGCGTCGCTGTTCGACCCGCCGAAGGCGAGCTGGCGGCGGTGGGTCCTCTCGGCGCCGGCGGTCGTCATGATCGCGTCGGCGGTGCTGATCCCGAACATCGCCGCGGGGCTGTTCAACTACTTCTACAACGATCAGCAGATCATCCAGCGGCACAACAAGCCCGACGGCGAGATGGCGGCTCTCCACATCGAAGGGATCGAGCCGGCGTTCGAGCAGCTCTCGACGGTCGTTAACCTGATCGCCTTCCCGCTGGGCGGCCTGCTGGCGATCTACTACGGCTGGCCCGTCGCCCGCGCCATCTTTCGCGCCAAGCGGGGCGAGCCGGCCACCGGCCAAGAGATCGACCAGGTCTTCGCCCTGTGCCATCGGGGCGCCCTGCTCGGCGGCGTGCTGTGGGGAGTCGCGAGCCTCGTCTTCCCGATCACGCTCAAAGTCTGGTTCCCCGAGTTCCCCCTCAGCGAGGCGTACCACTTCTGCCTGTCGCTGCTCGTGTGCGGCGGGGTCGCGGCGGTCTACCCCTACTTCTTGCTCACCACGGGCGTGGCGGCCGTCTACTATCCTCAATTGGTCCGCACGCCGATGGCTGATAAGGAGTTCGACCGCCGCGGCGAGCGTCTGCGCCGCAGCGGCGAGCTCTACCTGTACGCGGCGGCGGTGATCCCGCTGGCGTCGATCGTGCTGCTCGCGTCGCTCGACGCGGAGCGGGAATCCCGAGCGATGATCTGCTGGTCGGTCTTCGCGACCATGCTGGGCCTGTTCGTCGCCTTCAAGGCATACCGCTACGTCCTAGCGACCTGGGCCCGCATGAAGCCGGTCCTCTCCACCGACCGCCCCGCCGAGGCGCCGGGGCTGCACGACTCGATGGGGTGA
- a CDS encoding von Willebrand factor type A domain protein, with translation MDQLSAESAFSSVEFAENPEPRVPCVLLIDTSTSMQGMKLIELSKGLKTYREELMKDPLASKRVEVAIVTFGGRVQRKTKFVTAPDFVPPQLDAIGGTPMGEAILEGITMVEERKQAYRENGIAYYRPWIFLITDGEPNDHWRPVAGKVEAGEKEKAFCFFAVGVEGANMDVLKEISARKPLWLMGLKFAELFTWLSNSQQAVSQSSPGDAVALEDPTSGPSGWAAI, from the coding sequence GTGGATCAACTGAGCGCCGAGAGCGCCTTTAGCAGCGTCGAGTTCGCCGAGAACCCCGAACCCCGGGTTCCGTGCGTCCTGCTGATCGATACGTCGACCTCGATGCAGGGAATGAAACTCATCGAGCTCTCGAAAGGCCTGAAGACCTATCGTGAAGAGCTGATGAAGGACCCGCTCGCCAGCAAGCGGGTCGAGGTGGCGATCGTCACGTTCGGCGGGCGCGTGCAGCGGAAAACGAAGTTCGTGACCGCCCCCGACTTCGTCCCCCCCCAGCTCGACGCCATCGGCGGCACCCCCATGGGCGAGGCGATCCTCGAGGGGATCACCATGGTCGAGGAACGCAAGCAGGCGTACCGCGAGAACGGCATCGCCTACTACCGCCCCTGGATCTTCCTGATCACTGACGGTGAACCGAACGACCACTGGCGACCGGTCGCCGGCAAGGTCGAGGCGGGAGAAAAGGAAAAAGCTTTCTGCTTCTTCGCGGTCGGGGTCGAGGGCGCCAACATGGACGTCCTCAAAGAGATCTCCGCCCGCAAGCCGCTGTGGCTCATGGGGCTGAAATTCGCCGAGCTGTTCACCTGGCTATCGAACTCGCAGCAGGCGGTCTCGCAGTCGAGCCCCGGCGACGCGGTCGCCCTCGAGGACCCGACCTCCGGCCCCTCGGGCTGGGCCGCGATCTGA
- a CDS encoding Protein kinase domain protein, translating to MTRPSSSLLRQPLDKPLLYDASDQVVPLGEAIGAGGEGTVFDIDGAPKLVAKVYHKAKLTEQQDRKLRKLTTLGTSDMMAIAAWPQALMYDPRTKAVRGLIMPKIADAFPLHELYGTTTRARRFPHAQWGHLVLAARNLAAAFGTMHEHGVVVGDVNQGNLLVDANMCVRMIDCDSFQVTHRKQVFRCPVGTPHFTPPELQSRKLIEVTRTLDHDGFGLAILIFHLLFVGRHPFAGRYQGSGDMTIEKAIAERRFAFSRNTKETLVEPPPASLRLEDLPASLGDLFERALRADGDAPSRPVPAEWVEQLEALIKNRKVCPVEEAHVHSSATLTCPWCAIENAGGPTFFLNVIMSDGSSEARLEALNAQLEKIEAIHYPELPAASLKLPKLPLAMKKEEKAPLGAADYLAGGWIGSAALCLGGAFYWPVLAAGAVGSLATAGALAIGKAGSERRRVLEERDAKLNEGLHKLAAEARQIAAVHGKRQEEYDAYAASVSTGIGRYQADTEDMDTILRQLRIEQKEDYLRSYSIRDYRRRIPGLTPQMVAVLQSFNIDSAYHVEKSLLTGVPGLSPSVMMELQGWRSRIEEKFEYKAEEGTSERELNADRQEATRRFKLALGRKILSGAKKMRAMAFAAQGQLDQALSKYKRHVESWRALAHERQQGQAARSPWESKLNTNKWIVLAAGVGAPLIGGLGWLLFS from the coding sequence ATGACAAGACCGTCGTCCTCGCTGCTCAGACAGCCGCTCGATAAACCGCTGCTCTACGACGCCTCCGATCAAGTCGTCCCGCTGGGCGAAGCGATCGGAGCCGGTGGAGAGGGCACGGTTTTCGATATCGACGGTGCGCCGAAACTCGTCGCCAAGGTCTACCACAAGGCCAAGCTGACCGAGCAGCAAGACCGCAAGCTGCGCAAGCTCACGACGCTCGGCACCAGCGACATGATGGCGATCGCCGCCTGGCCCCAGGCGCTGATGTACGACCCGCGCACCAAGGCGGTGCGGGGTCTCATCATGCCGAAGATCGCCGACGCCTTCCCGCTGCACGAGCTGTACGGCACCACGACCCGCGCCCGACGCTTCCCCCACGCCCAGTGGGGCCACCTCGTGCTCGCCGCCCGCAACCTGGCGGCCGCCTTCGGCACGATGCACGAGCACGGGGTCGTGGTCGGCGACGTCAACCAGGGCAACCTGTTGGTCGACGCCAACATGTGCGTACGGATGATCGACTGCGACTCGTTCCAGGTCACGCACCGCAAGCAGGTCTTCCGCTGCCCGGTCGGCACGCCCCACTTCACGCCGCCCGAGCTGCAATCGCGCAAGCTCATCGAGGTGACGCGCACCCTCGACCACGACGGTTTCGGCCTGGCGATCCTGATCTTCCACCTGCTGTTTGTCGGCCGCCACCCGTTCGCGGGCCGCTACCAGGGCTCGGGGGACATGACCATCGAGAAGGCGATCGCCGAGCGGCGTTTCGCGTTCTCGCGCAACACGAAAGAAACCCTGGTCGAGCCGCCCCCCGCCTCGCTGCGACTGGAGGACCTGCCCGCCTCGCTGGGCGACCTGTTCGAGCGGGCCCTCCGCGCCGACGGCGACGCCCCCAGCCGCCCCGTCCCCGCCGAGTGGGTCGAGCAGCTCGAGGCCCTGATCAAGAACCGCAAGGTCTGCCCGGTCGAGGAAGCGCACGTCCACTCCTCCGCCACGCTCACTTGCCCCTGGTGCGCGATCGAGAACGCGGGCGGACCGACGTTCTTCTTGAACGTCATCATGTCGGACGGTTCGAGCGAGGCCCGGCTCGAGGCCCTCAACGCTCAGCTCGAGAAGATCGAGGCGATCCACTACCCCGAGCTGCCGGCCGCCTCGCTCAAGCTGCCCAAGCTGCCGCTCGCGATGAAGAAGGAAGAGAAGGCCCCACTCGGCGCCGCTGACTACCTCGCCGGCGGATGGATCGGCTCAGCGGCGCTCTGCCTGGGCGGGGCCTTCTACTGGCCCGTGCTGGCGGCCGGTGCGGTCGGCTCGCTGGCCACCGCCGGGGCGCTCGCCATCGGCAAAGCGGGCTCCGAGCGCCGCCGCGTGCTCGAAGAACGCGACGCGAAGCTCAACGAGGGACTCCACAAGCTGGCCGCCGAGGCGCGCCAGATCGCCGCCGTCCACGGCAAACGCCAGGAAGAGTACGACGCCTACGCCGCGAGCGTCTCGACCGGCATCGGCCGGTACCAAGCCGACACGGAGGACATGGACACGATCCTCCGTCAGCTCCGCATCGAGCAGAAAGAGGATTACCTCCGCAGCTACTCCATCCGCGACTACCGCCGCCGCATCCCCGGCCTCACGCCGCAGATGGTCGCGGTGCTGCAGTCGTTCAACATCGACTCGGCGTACCACGTCGAGAAGAGCCTGCTCACCGGCGTGCCGGGACTGAGCCCGAGCGTCATGATGGAGCTGCAGGGGTGGCGTTCGCGCATCGAAGAGAAGTTCGAGTACAAGGCGGAGGAGGGCACCTCCGAACGCGAGCTCAACGCCGACCGCCAGGAGGCGACCCGCCGATTCAAGCTCGCGCTAGGACGCAAGATCCTCAGCGGCGCGAAGAAGATGCGCGCGATGGCCTTCGCCGCCCAGGGACAACTCGACCAGGCACTATCCAAGTACAAACGCCACGTCGAATCGTGGCGCGCCCTCGCCCACGAGCGCCAACAGGGCCAAGCCGCCCGCTCGCCGTGGGAGAGCAAGCTCAACACCAACAAGTGGATCGTCCTCGCCGCCGGCGTCGGGGCGCCACTGATCGGGGGGCTTGGCTGGCTACTCTTCAGTTGA
- the gspE gene encoding Putative type II secretion system protein E, producing MRDEWYFEIGDGQIYGPYTMAKLQKWAEAGNLMPTHRVRHADSDEWRIAAYVDGLELTTAADKPKAPESDEEETPKRRGFRLGRSKPKEEVDDQPVNAVEVVDELLELAFKRGASDIHVDPEENVVLLQLRVDGSLEPFRKLSIKNHPAIITRVKVLAGMDIAEHREAQDGRFMVHLGDDQRRVDLRVACLPTTHGERLTLRLLAIEAARMTLNRLGLAESGLKLFSDAVGQRQGMVLLTGPTGTGKSTTLYAALRHRLANTPGRIITVEDPVEYDIVGVSQIEVDTADKVAFGSVLRNILRSDPDVIMIGEMRDFESVDVGIKAALTGHLVFSSLHTNSAAGAVTRLVDMGVEPFLVAATLRLCVAQRLLRRLCPKCRKRRELTAAEARALGKPDMAGSTIYEPEGCSLCGGRGYRGRVGAFELLPVTTEMQALIVERAPEPELAVAAREHGGMSMKDDALDKLFAGHTSFIEVMSLGLG from the coding sequence ATGCGCGACGAGTGGTACTTCGAGATCGGCGACGGCCAGATCTACGGGCCGTACACGATGGCCAAGCTCCAGAAGTGGGCCGAGGCGGGCAACCTGATGCCCACCCACCGGGTCCGCCACGCCGACTCGGACGAGTGGCGCATCGCGGCGTACGTCGACGGGCTTGAGCTCACGACCGCCGCCGATAAGCCGAAGGCGCCCGAGTCCGACGAGGAGGAGACGCCCAAACGCCGCGGCTTCCGGCTCGGCCGGTCGAAGCCGAAGGAAGAGGTCGATGACCAGCCGGTCAACGCGGTCGAGGTGGTCGACGAGTTGCTCGAACTGGCGTTCAAGCGGGGCGCGTCGGACATCCACGTCGACCCGGAAGAGAACGTGGTGCTCTTGCAGCTGCGGGTCGACGGGTCTCTCGAACCGTTCCGCAAGCTGTCGATCAAGAATCACCCGGCGATCATCACCCGCGTGAAGGTGCTCGCCGGGATGGACATCGCCGAGCACCGCGAGGCGCAAGACGGCCGCTTTATGGTCCATCTGGGCGACGACCAGCGGCGGGTCGACTTGCGCGTCGCGTGCCTGCCGACCACGCACGGCGAGCGTCTCACGCTGCGGCTCCTGGCGATCGAGGCCGCGCGGATGACGCTCAACCGCCTCGGCCTCGCGGAGAGCGGACTCAAGCTCTTCTCCGACGCCGTCGGGCAGCGCCAGGGGATGGTCCTGCTGACCGGCCCGACCGGCACCGGTAAGTCGACCACGCTGTACGCCGCCCTGCGGCACCGCCTGGCGAACACCCCGGGGCGGATCATCACCGTCGAGGACCCGGTCGAGTACGACATCGTCGGCGTGTCGCAGATCGAGGTCGACACGGCGGACAAGGTCGCCTTCGGGTCGGTGCTGCGGAACATCCTCCGCAGCGACCCGGACGTGATCATGATCGGTGAGATGCGCGACTTCGAGTCGGTCGATGTCGGCATCAAGGCGGCGCTGACCGGTCACTTAGTCTTCAGCTCGCTGCACACCAACTCGGCCGCCGGCGCGGTGACGCGTCTGGTCGATATGGGCGTCGAGCCGTTCCTCGTCGCGGCGACGCTCCGGCTGTGCGTTGCGCAGCGGCTGCTCCGACGGCTCTGCCCCAAGTGCCGCAAGCGGCGTGAGCTGACCGCCGCCGAGGCCCGCGCGCTCGGCAAGCCCGACATGGCGGGCAGCACGATCTACGAGCCGGAGGGTTGCTCGCTGTGCGGCGGCCGCGGCTACCGCGGCCGCGTCGGCGCGTTCGAACTGCTGCCGGTCACGACCGAAATGCAGGCCCTCATCGTCGAGCGCGCTCCCGAGCCTGAACTGGCCGTAGCCGCCCGCGAGCACGGCGGCATGTCGATGAAGGACGACGCGCTCGACAAGCTGTTCGCGGGTCACACGAGCTTCATCGAGGTGATGTCGCTCGGCCTAGGCTGA